The region ctgaggGGATCCTCAATATAGCAGCCACAATGAAGACATAGGAGAGGATGATGAGGAATAAACAGCCCATCAGAGCTGTGACACACACCAGGATCACACCCAAGGTGACAGAGGATGTCTCCTTCCCACAGGACAACTTTAGGAGGGAAAGCACATGGCAGCCAAAATGGTGAATCACATTAGACCCACAGAAGGTGAGGTGAAAAACTATCAAGGTCACCATCATCcccatgactgagccaccagcccAGGTCCAGGACACCAGATGTGCACAGGTGCGGGTGCTCATGAGCACGTTGTAGTGCAGGGGGTGGCAGATGGCCACGTAGCGGTCATAGCCCATGATCATGAGCAGGAAGGAGTGGGTGAAGCCAAATGTGAAGGAGAAGAACATCTGGCTGGCACAGGCCACAAAGGTGATGGTGTGGTGGGTTGAGAGCATGTCAACCAGCATGCGAGGGGTAAGGGTAACAGTGAACAGAATCTCTGAGGTGGACAGGGCACACAGGAAGAGGTACATGGGCGTGTGCAGGCTGTGCTCACTCCACACAGTGCCCATGATGATCAGGTTCCCCAGCAGGGTGAACAGGTACATCAGCAGGTACAGcaggaagaaggcaggcaggagacGCGGTGGGAAGTTGGAGAAGCCCACAAGGATGAATTCAGAGACCATGCTGTAGTTCTGAGCAGCCACAGATGCTGCATCTGGTGAGTCCAG is a window of Zalophus californianus isolate mZalCal1 chromosome 1, mZalCal1.pri.v2, whole genome shotgun sequence DNA encoding:
- the LOC113918048 gene encoding olfactory receptor 10H3-like, translating into MVSEFILVGFSNFPPRLLPAFFLLYLLMYLFTLLGNLIIMGTVWSEHSLHTPMYLFLCALSTSEILFTVTLTPRMLVDMLSTHHTITFVACASQMFFSFTFGFTHSFLLMIMGYDRYVAICHPLHYNVLMSTRTCAHLVSWTWAGGSVMGMMVTLIVFHLTFCGSNVIHHFGCHVLSLLKLSCGKETSSVTLGVILVCVTALMGCLFLIILSYVFIVAAILRIPSAEGRHKTFSTCVSHLTVVIVHYGFASTIYLKPKGPHSMDSNTLMATTYTVFTPFLSPIIFSLRNKELKNAIKKSFQRKFSPLNS